The following proteins come from a genomic window of Nicotiana tomentosiformis chromosome 12, ASM39032v3, whole genome shotgun sequence:
- the LOC104121261 gene encoding delta(12)-fatty-acid desaturase FAD2-like — MIIDKPRFEANLNCRFRIKEVGEEKMGAVGGNNMSAPTTKPKKNPLQRVPFSKPPFTIGDIKKTIPPHCFHRSLIPSFSYLVQDLIFVSIFYYIATTYFHFLPSPYSYLAWPIYWIAQGCLFTGIWMIGHECGHHSFSDYQWVDDTVGLILHSVLLTPYFAWKHSHRRHHSNTSSLEHDEVYVPRLKSELRQLTKYLNNPLGRVLGLACTLILGWPLYLVFNASGRLYHRFACHFYPYSPIYNNRERIQIYISDAGVIAASYVLYRIALAQGLAWFICIYGVPLQIMSIFIVLITFLHHTHSSLPHYDSSEWDWLRGALATVDRDYGVLNKVFHNITDTHVLHHLFTTIPHYHATEATKAIKPLLGEYYQFDGTSFYKAIWRDSKECIYVEKDEGSQDKGVFWYKNKL; from the coding sequence ATGATAATAGATAAACCAAGATTTGAAGCAAACTTAAATTGCAGATTCAGGATTAAAGAGGTAGGAGAAGAAAAAATGGGTGCCGTGGGTGGAAATAATATGTCTGCTCCAACAACTAAACCAAAGAAAAATCCTCTCCAAAGAGTGCCATTTTCAAAGCCCCCTTTTACAATTGGCGACATCAAGAAGACCATTCCTCCTCACTGCTTTCATCGATCTCTCATTCCCTCGTTCTCTTATCTTGTTCAAGATCTCATATTTGTCTCCATCTTTTACTATATTGCCACAACTTATTTCCATTTCCTTCCGTCGCCATATAGTTACCTAGCATGGCCTATTTACTGGATCGCTCAAGGTTGTCTTTTCACTGGAATATGGATGATTGGCCATGAATGTGGCCACCATTCCTTCAGTGATTACCAATGGGTAGATGACACTGTTGGTCTTATACTCCACTCTGTACTTTTAACGCCCTACTTTGCCTGGAAACATAGTCATCGTCGTCACCATTCTAACACTAGTTCCCTTGAGCATGATGAAGTATACGTGCCTAGGCTTAAATCCGAACTAAGACAGCTCACCAAGTATTTGAACAATCCACTAGGACGAGTACTCGGACTTGCCTGCACCCTCATTCTTGGCTGGCCTTTGTACTTGGTCTTCAATGCCTCCGGCAGACTATATCATCGCTTTGCATGTCATTTTTATCCATATAGCCCAATATATAATAATCGCGAGAGGATACAAATCTACATTTCAGATGCAGGTGTGATTGCAGCTAGTTATGTGTTGTATCGCATTGCTTTGGCACAAGGTTTAGCTTGGTTTATATGCATCTATGGGGTACCCCTCCAAATTATGAGCATCTTTATAGTGTTAATCACTTTTTTGCACCATACTCACTCTTCATTGCCACACTATGATTCATCTGAGTGGGATTGGTTAAGAGGAGCTTTAGCTACTGTAGACAGAGACTACGGTGTGCTAAATAAGGTCTTTCACAACATTACAGATACTCACGTTTTGCATCATTTATTCACCACCATTCCACATTATCACGCAACGGAGGCAACCAAAGCGATCAAGCCATTACTAGGAGAGTACTACCAATTTGATGGTACCTCGTTTTATAAGGCGATATGGAGAGATTCGAAAGAGTGCATCTATGTTGAGAAAGATGAAGGATCTCAAGACAAAGGTGTTTTCTGGTATAAAAATAAGCTTTGA
- the LOC104121260 gene encoding uncharacterized protein, with product MHTETMEPWKDLSGKVVMVTGASSGIGREFCLDLAKAGCSIIAAARRINRLKSLCDQINNSEDTQRAIAVQLDVTADGSTIEAAVQRAWDAFGRIDALVNNAGLRGNVHSSLKLPEEEWNHTFKTNLRGAWLVSKYICRRMRDAKQGGGSVINISSTAGLNRVLIPGGVAYASSKMALDMFTKMMALELGVDKIRVNSVSPGIFKSEITESLMQKEWFNNVTLRTIPLKTLGTTDPALTSVVRYLIHDSSEYVSGNVFIVDAGTTLVGVPIFSSL from the exons ATGCATACAGAAACAATGGAGCCGTGGAAAGACCTGAGCGGAAAAGTAGTAATGGTGACAGGTGCGTCGTCAGGAATAGGGCGAGAGTTCTGTCTCGACTTGGCGAAAGCCGGCTGCAGCATCATTGCTGCCGCTCGTCGTATTAACAGACTGAAATCTCTCTGCGACCAGATTAATAACTCGGAAGACACCCAGCGCGCAATCGCCGTCCAGCTTGATGTCACCGCGGATGGTTCTACAATTGAGGCTGCTGTACAGAGAGCTTGGGACGCCTTCGGACGTATTGATGCCTTGGTTAACAATGCCGGACTTAGAG GTAATGTGCATTCTTCACTGAAATTGCCAGAGGAGGAGTGGAACCATACCTTTAAGACAAACCTAAGAGGGGCATGGTTGGTGTCCAAATATATTTGTAGACGAATGCGCGATGCTAAACAGGGCGGAGGATCTGTTATTAATATCAGTTCAACTGCTGGTCTGAATCGGGTACTAATACCAGGGGGTGTTGCTTACGCTTCTTCAAAGATGGCTCTTGACATGTTCACCAAG ATGATGGCCCTGGAATTGGGAGTAGACAAGATCAGAGTGAACTCAGTATCACCAGGAATTTTCAAATCTGAAATAACAGAGAGTCTTATGCAAAAGGAATGGTTCAATAATGTTACTTTGAGAACCATTCCTTTGAAAACTCTTGGAACGACAGATCCGGCTTTAACATCAGTGGTCAGGTACTTAATTCATGATTCTTCAGAATATGTTTCAGGCAATGTCTTCATTGTCGACGCTGGAACAACTTTAGTAGGTGTTCCCATTTTCTCATCACTGTAG